A genomic window from Aestuariirhabdus litorea includes:
- a CDS encoding GNAT family N-acetyltransferase, with translation MQIREATEADYEKIWPIFHEVASAGETYAYPREVTKNEGKKLWMELPRKTYVVENNEGILGTYYIKTNQAGPGSHVCNCGYMVASSSRGQGIATVMCEHSQKMAVELGYEAMQFNFVASTNEGAVRLWQKLGFGIVGRLPQAFKHPSRGYVDALIMYKWLKT, from the coding sequence ATGCAGATACGCGAAGCTACTGAAGCAGATTACGAAAAGATCTGGCCCATCTTTCATGAGGTCGCTTCGGCCGGTGAAACATACGCCTATCCTCGCGAAGTAACAAAAAACGAAGGGAAAAAGCTATGGATGGAGTTGCCGCGCAAAACCTATGTGGTAGAAAACAATGAAGGAATACTAGGGACCTACTACATCAAAACAAATCAAGCTGGGCCGGGTAGTCATGTATGCAACTGTGGCTACATGGTTGCGTCCTCTTCTAGAGGGCAAGGTATCGCTACCGTCATGTGCGAGCATTCTCAAAAAATGGCAGTTGAGCTTGGCTATGAAGCAATGCAATTCAACTTCGTGGCCTCAACCAATGAAGGGGCTGTGCGCCTATGGCAAAAGCTCGGCTTTGGAATCGTAGGGCGGTTGCCACAGGCGTTTAAGCATCCGTCGAGAGGCTATGTTGATGCGCTGATCATGTATAAATGGCTCAAAACATAA
- a CDS encoding cytochrome P460 family protein — protein sequence MKKIRILVLGLLAASGWGAVASEKTPEASHGIEYPSGWQNWSTIAVSHRTDNNTLRVILGNEIAVKAARSGKVNPWPEGSILGKVVWKDTELENWKTAIAPGDFVHAEFMFKDSNKYSKTYGWGWARWVGLEQEPFKNGAQVCTSCHTPVKERDWVFTDPAPFPALN from the coding sequence ATGAAAAAAATTAGAATTTTAGTTTTAGGTCTACTTGCTGCTTCAGGTTGGGGAGCAGTTGCTTCAGAAAAAACACCGGAAGCGTCTCATGGGATTGAATATCCTAGTGGTTGGCAGAACTGGTCAACAATCGCCGTATCTCATAGAACAGATAACAACACGTTAAGGGTTATACTCGGAAATGAAATTGCAGTAAAAGCCGCTCGCTCTGGAAAAGTTAATCCATGGCCGGAGGGTTCAATCCTGGGTAAAGTGGTTTGGAAAGATACCGAATTAGAAAACTGGAAAACAGCAATTGCACCTGGAGATTTTGTTCATGCTGAATTCATGTTCAAAGACTCAAACAAGTATTCCAAAACTTATGGTTGGGGATGGGCGCGTTGGGTTGGTCTTGAGCAGGAGCCGTTTAAAAACGGGGCTCAAGTATGCACCTCGTGCCACACGCCTGTAAAAGAGCGTGATTGGGTGTTCACTGATCCAGCACCCTTTCCAGCATTAAATTAA
- a CDS encoding MAPEG family protein encodes MNSPTVIALLGFIGWSLFLLVLMESIRSKMVLAKEIAPNGFNPENSNLSPFMQRLARAHANCIEGLPVFGGLLLVAVVTSNTSITDPLAYVFLGARIAQSLIHLASLSPLAVTLRFSTFAVQMGIGVYWCYTLFEALV; translated from the coding sequence ATGAACTCACCAACCGTCATTGCATTGTTAGGGTTTATTGGGTGGAGCCTCTTCTTACTCGTACTTATGGAGTCCATACGATCAAAGATGGTGCTTGCCAAAGAGATAGCTCCAAACGGCTTTAATCCAGAAAACTCCAATCTGTCGCCGTTTATGCAAAGGTTGGCTCGCGCGCATGCCAACTGCATCGAAGGGCTACCTGTCTTTGGGGGGCTGCTGCTTGTAGCGGTGGTTACCTCCAATACTTCCATTACAGATCCACTTGCTTATGTCTTCCTGGGCGCAAGAATAGCCCAGTCTTTAATTCATCTTGCCTCACTCAGCCCCTTGGCGGTCACGCTGAGGTTCAGTACTTTTGCCGTTCAAATGGGTATCGGTGTGTATTGGTGCTACACACTGTTTGAGGCATTGGTCTGA
- a CDS encoding 2Fe-2S iron-sulfur cluster-binding protein, with translation MPLVRYITAEGNEYEAEVPVGNTIMQGAVDNMIDGILGECGGAGACATCHCFVDTDWSDKTGEAGDSEQEMLEAIPGADERSRLSCQIEVTAELDGVVVHLPAAQF, from the coding sequence ATGCCGTTAGTACGATACATTACCGCCGAGGGTAACGAATACGAGGCCGAAGTGCCGGTGGGCAATACCATTATGCAGGGCGCCGTCGACAACATGATCGACGGCATCCTCGGGGAGTGCGGCGGTGCCGGTGCCTGCGCCACCTGCCACTGCTTTGTCGATACCGACTGGAGTGACAAGACCGGTGAGGCCGGCGACAGCGAGCAGGAGATGCTGGAGGCGATTCCCGGCGCTGACGAGCGCAGCCGCCTGAGCTGCCAGATCGAGGTCACCGCCGAACTCGACGGCGTCGTGGTGCACCTGCCCGCCGCCCAGTTCTGA